The genomic stretch GCTCAGCTTGCCTATCCTGCTGTCAGAGCGGGCGGGCTGGACGGACTCGCAAATTGGGTTTGTCCTTGCCGCCTTTTCTGGATTAATGATTATTGGCTCTCCCTTAGGCGGACGCTGGGCAGATCGCTGGGGTCGTCGCCTGCCAACGGTCATAGGATTAACCCTATTCACACTGGGGTTACTGCCGCTGGTGATTCGGGCAGAGACGGTTCCACTCCTGTTGCTATTGCCTGGACTGGCGATCGCTGGCAGCGGGATGGGAGCTTCGATGGCAGGGCTACAAACGTCTGCGCTGGAATCTTTGAAGCCTGAAGAAGCCGGAGTCGCAGCAGGAGTATTTTCAACCAGTCGCTATCTGGGCAGTATTGTGGGTTCCAGTATTCTGGCAGGGATACTCAGTTCCAGCGGTAACTTTCATCTGGTGTTTTGGATGGTGGGCATTACCGCTTTCCTTTCAGTTCTGGTCAGTCTGGGTTTGCGCGATCGTCCTTTGAGCGAGGCGTAGCAGTCCTTTGGTTCGTGAGGTCATTGCCAATCACGATCACAGCTCCAGAGTTCATTCCGGGAATTAATCCCTGTGCTAACCAAGTTCCAAACAGATTGCGATTACAGGAACCTGCGTAGGTCAGGGGGCAAACCCAACGAGTGTATCGATCGCCTGCTGCTTCTGCGGGTCGTTTCCTGCGGCATACTCCAGCGGAAAATCAACTGTGAGATCGGGAATGATACCTTTACCTTCTAATCGTTGATTTCCATTTACCAGCACGTCTGCCACTGCAACGTAGAGCAAACTGCCATCCTGCACCACAAATGCCCGTCCTGCGACAACTGCACCTGCGGTTTTTGCGCCTATAGATACGCCAATCTTTGCCTGCTGAAAGCCAAACGCTACAATTTCTTTACTGCTGCGGCTGCCTTCATTAATCAACAGCACCACGGGCTTTCTCCAGCGGTAGTTGGGGCTGAAGGTTTTTCCGTCTCGCCCAATAGTGGTCACGGTTGGGCTGTCTCCCGTAAAAAAGTTGAGATAATCGATCGACCCGCCCCCCCAGCCATCTCGGAGATCCAGCACTAAACCGTCCACCGCTGCAAGTTTACCAAACATCAGGTCTTCAATCATTTGCTGCTGGTGCAAGTCAGCCGCGTTCGACCAGATGTGAATATACCCAATGCGTTTGCCCTGCTGCTCTATGACCTGTGTACTTGCCCGCTGTGCGTCTTTAAATACAGTTACCGCATTTAATTTTTGAGGGGTAACGTGAATCGCCTGCTGGCTCTGCGGGTCGCTCGTTCGCTGGATTAGCAGTGTTACTGGCTGTCCTGCTTTACCTGCAAAGGACGCGATCGATTGATACGGTTTGTTATCGACAGTAATTAACTGATCTCCAACCTTTAGCTCCGCGCTAGCTGCTGGGCTTCCTTCTAAAATTCCGCTGATAAAGACTTTCTCACCAATCGTTTTCGTAAAAATGCCAATGCCCGTATATTCATACTTGTTGCCGGGGAATAGGGCTTTTGCAGCAGGCGGAAGATCCTTCATCTCAGGCTGGAAAATGCCCAGGAGTTGATAGTAAGCTGTTTCCTCAGGCGTATAAAAATGAGTATGGGAGGTTTGCAGTTCAGCAAGCATTTGATTAATTGTTCCCGCAAGCTGCTGCCGACCGTTCAGTGTTGCAATCTGCGGCTTATACCTATCGCGTACAGCAGTCCAATCAATCCCATTAAATTTTTGGTCATAAAAATTCTCGTTTACCGTCTGCCAGACTTCGTTAAAAACCTTTTCCTCGATCGATTCCTGCGATAGGACAGGAGTGATAAACCAAAGCAGAAATAGGGCTACAAAGCTAATCCCTGCGATCGCAGAAAACTTTGTTGCTCTGGATGAACTGAAGAAGCGAATCATTGTTCTGTACAGTTTTATGGTCTGAGCGGTAGGCTTCCAGGAAATCAAACCAGAATAAAGCGATCTATTTTGAAAGATTTCTACCCTTTCACACAGGTAGATCTCACAGGGAGTGTTTCCGTTTAAGCGTTAGCTCCATTTCAGCAAACATATTTCAGCGGACATATTTCAGCGAACATAAAGCTCAGGTCGGGGTTTCTTTGGGAACACTGCATTACTCTCGGAAAGAAACTAGCCTTCCAACCGTTCGATTCCTTAATCTCATCAATCTGGAAAGATTTTCACTATGAAGATTCTACCGATGCAAATACCCCCCTGAAGGTAATTTTCCGGAATAGAGGGTTGCAGTCACAGCAATTGTCCTGGTAGAAGACGGATTCCTCATCGATCTGAACTTGCTCAAGTGCCATTCCGTGAATTTGAATGCGGCAGCGATCGTAGGCAAAAGCAAATTCACCCTGCCCCTCGCGTATCAGTTCCAGACTATTCTCATTTCGGATCAGACGGAAGCAATCGGATCGGGACTCGCCATAGCCATCCCCTGCATCGCTGTAGAGAACACTTTCGGAACTGTCTGCCAGAGGTGGGTACAGGTGTAGCGTGAGTTGCTTGTCCTCTTCCATTGGCAACACGGTTCCCGCCTTCACCAAAATTGGAATTTGTTCTAGCGGAGCAGGTAGCTCGACTTCAGATAAACCATTCAGCAGTTGATCGTCCCAGAAGTGGTACCAGTGCCCTTTGGGTAATGTTACCGATCGCGATCGTTCCCCTTCTGCCAGTGCCGGACAGATTAGCAGGTTGTCACCCAGCAAAAAGGTATCGTCGATTCCCCACAGGTTAGCATCTGTTGGATCAGCCCAAAACAGGGGACGCAGCAGCGGATAGCCTTTCTGACTCGATTCCCACGACAATGTATAGAAATAAGGCAACAGCTTGTAGCGCAGCTTGAGGAACTGCCGCAGGATACTCAGATATGGTTCGCCGTAAGTCCAGGGGGCACGGTATTCGACATTGTTGGAGCAGTGCGATCGATAAAACGGAACAAACGTGGCAAGCTGAAACCAGCGCAAATAGAGTTCTGCACTGGGATTGCCCTGAAAACCGCCAATGTCTGGACCGGAATAGGGAATGCCCGATAATCCCAAATTCAGAATCATTGGAATGGTGATTTTTAAGCAGTCCCAGGTGCACTGAATATCGCCCGTCCAGGTCCAGGCATATCGCTGAAGCCCAGCCCAGCCCGCCCGCGACACAATAAACGGACGCAGATGGGGACGATAGCCGCACAGACTCTCATACGCCGCCTTCGCCTGAAGATAGCCATACACATTATGCGCTTCCCGATGATCACCGCCCCGCCCTTCCATCTCATGCAGGGTTGCCTTCGGCGGCAGAGATCGATCGCCCCAGGCAATAAAGGCGGCAGGCTCGTTCATATCATGCCAGAAGCCAGATACCCCTAAGTCAAGCAAATACTCATACTGACGACTCCACCAGTGACGCGCCTTTGGACTGGTAAAGTCCGGAAAAAC from Leptolyngbya ohadii IS1 encodes the following:
- a CDS encoding S41 family peptidase, with protein sequence MIRFFSSSRATKFSAIAGISFVALFLLWFITPVLSQESIEEKVFNEVWQTVNENFYDQKFNGIDWTAVRDRYKPQIATLNGRQQLAGTINQMLAELQTSHTHFYTPEETAYYQLLGIFQPEMKDLPPAAKALFPGNKYEYTGIGIFTKTIGEKVFISGILEGSPAASAELKVGDQLITVDNKPYQSIASFAGKAGQPVTLLIQRTSDPQSQQAIHVTPQKLNAVTVFKDAQRASTQVIEQQGKRIGYIHIWSNAADLHQQQMIEDLMFGKLAAVDGLVLDLRDGWGGGSIDYLNFFTGDSPTVTTIGRDGKTFSPNYRWRKPVVLLINEGSRSSKEIVAFGFQQAKIGVSIGAKTAGAVVAGRAFVVQDGSLLYVAVADVLVNGNQRLEGKGIIPDLTVDFPLEYAAGNDPQKQQAIDTLVGFAP